In Haloarcula sp. H-GB4, a single genomic region encodes these proteins:
- a CDS encoding IclR family transcriptional regulator, translating to MDSSGGRRLQTTETSLAIIDAVNELGEARMSELADRLDLSTSTIHVHLKTLLDQEYLVKRGEQYRLGMKLFHLGEGARTRNEWYEVARRKTHELADSCGEEVTFAVEEYGRAITLFNVVANVPSKGFQVGRYYYLHNSAVGKAILAGLPETRVNEILDRWGLPAETEYTVTDREALLEDIARTEERGYSVNDQEAVEGLRSVGVPVTAPHGGVLGALDISGPLYRLPPNEELASMLQDVVEELESELGVQ from the coding sequence ATGGACAGTTCTGGCGGTCGTCGTCTCCAGACGACCGAAACCTCCCTCGCAATCATCGATGCGGTAAACGAGCTGGGGGAGGCTCGAATGAGTGAGCTTGCGGACCGGCTGGACCTCTCGACGAGCACCATTCACGTCCACCTCAAGACACTCTTGGACCAAGAGTATCTGGTCAAACGAGGCGAGCAGTACCGACTTGGCATGAAGCTGTTCCACCTTGGGGAGGGCGCTCGAACCCGCAACGAGTGGTACGAGGTCGCCCGTCGCAAAACACACGAACTCGCGGATAGTTGCGGTGAGGAGGTCACGTTCGCTGTCGAAGAGTACGGGCGTGCGATAACGCTGTTCAACGTCGTCGCTAACGTCCCCTCGAAAGGGTTCCAGGTGGGACGGTACTACTACTTGCACAACTCAGCAGTCGGGAAGGCGATTCTCGCCGGGTTGCCGGAGACCCGAGTCAACGAAATTCTCGACCGATGGGGACTGCCCGCTGAGACAGAGTACACGGTCACCGACCGAGAAGCGCTTCTGGAAGACATCGCCCGCACGGAAGAGCGCGGCTATTCGGTGAACGATCAGGAGGCAGTCGAGGGGCTTCGGTCAGTCGGTGTGCCGGTTACTGCCCCACACGGCGGCGTTCTCGGCGCGCTCGATATCTCCGGTCCACTGTATCGGCTGCCACCGAACGAGGAACTCGCATCGATGCTGCAAGACGTCGTCGAGGAACTGGAGTCGGAACTCGGGGTCCAGTAG
- a CDS encoding helix-turn-helix domain-containing protein yields MGADGSDMTAASSSSGLQLTLELEHPDCWMREVTAATAARLLVNAAYLVDGKVKAHVVAYAESAATVEALVAATRASDHTHAVTEMDTRRSFGGISAPVNKATRTLLVEYGPEESIHDALVSHGFMNQEPIRIRDGTEYWTVAIDESRATIQEKLDAVCAEKDATITVTQITSATTGSRESDGLAVRQLSDKQREVFELARNRGYYDYPREVSGSELADELGVAKTTFHEHLRKVEATLLGPSGADRD; encoded by the coding sequence ATGGGTGCTGACGGCTCCGATATGACCGCTGCTTCGTCCAGCAGCGGGCTCCAGTTGACGCTCGAACTGGAACACCCCGACTGCTGGATGCGGGAAGTGACGGCGGCCACTGCAGCCAGACTGCTGGTCAACGCTGCGTACTTAGTCGACGGGAAGGTCAAGGCCCACGTCGTTGCATACGCTGAGTCAGCGGCCACGGTCGAGGCGCTCGTTGCGGCGACCCGGGCGTCCGACCACACCCACGCAGTCACGGAAATGGATACCCGTCGTAGCTTCGGCGGAATATCGGCACCGGTAAACAAAGCAACGCGCACGCTTCTTGTCGAATACGGCCCGGAAGAGAGCATCCACGACGCGCTGGTCTCACACGGGTTCATGAATCAGGAGCCGATCCGAATACGTGACGGGACCGAGTACTGGACGGTCGCTATCGACGAATCACGGGCGACGATACAGGAGAAACTCGACGCCGTGTGCGCAGAGAAAGACGCGACGATAACCGTGACACAGATTACGTCCGCGACTACTGGAAGCAGGGAATCCGATGGATTGGCTGTCCGGCAGCTTTCCGACAAGCAGCGCGAAGTGTTCGAACTGGCCCGCAACCGCGGCTATTACGACTACCCGAGAGAAGTAAGCGGGAGCGAGCTGGCCGACGAGCTTGGTGTCGCGAAGACGACGTTTCACGAACACCTCCGGAAAGTCGAGGCCACACTTCTCGGTCCCAGCGGTGCTGACCGGGACTGA
- a CDS encoding DUF1611 domain-containing protein, with protein sequence MDLRRKYDEGTPAVVLAEGEFGQPEGKTANGIVMHGELFDAQAVVDSTCQSPHAGAALDWSAADDVPVVETVTEALNRAPDAAVLVIGVAPAGGDLPEAWVEAIQRAMERGCDVVSGLHVFLSERPAWTERAQQHGVDLVDVRKPPSVSDLTLGDGRGDEADADVVLTMGTDCAVGKRTTTFELYRAATEAGLDAGWVATGQTGILVGADRGVVIDRVPADFVSGVVEDMVLDVAADHDIVFVEGQAALTHTAYGGVTLGLLHGAAPDAVVLADDPSREARSHFDDLTVAGVEAERRAITDLTEATVGALSTWGDPEAETARTGLPAANIYDDDGPEKLLAAVLEAL encoded by the coding sequence ATGGACTTGCGGCGAAAATACGACGAAGGCACGCCCGCTGTTGTGCTCGCAGAGGGGGAGTTCGGACAACCGGAAGGCAAGACGGCCAACGGTATCGTTATGCACGGAGAGCTGTTCGATGCCCAGGCCGTCGTGGACTCGACGTGTCAGAGTCCCCACGCTGGCGCGGCTCTTGATTGGTCGGCTGCTGACGACGTTCCGGTCGTCGAGACCGTCACCGAAGCACTGAATCGAGCGCCAGATGCGGCCGTTCTTGTCATTGGTGTCGCGCCCGCTGGCGGTGACCTCCCCGAGGCCTGGGTCGAGGCCATCCAGCGCGCGATGGAGCGCGGCTGTGACGTTGTCTCCGGCCTGCACGTTTTCTTGAGTGAGCGCCCAGCCTGGACTGAGCGCGCCCAGCAACACGGTGTCGACCTCGTTGATGTCCGAAAACCCCCGTCCGTATCCGACCTGACTCTTGGTGATGGTCGCGGGGACGAGGCCGACGCAGATGTCGTCCTGACGATGGGAACCGACTGTGCGGTCGGGAAGCGAACGACGACCTTCGAACTGTACCGGGCGGCGACTGAGGCCGGACTCGACGCCGGCTGGGTCGCGACGGGACAGACCGGCATCCTCGTCGGCGCGGACCGCGGTGTCGTCATCGACCGCGTTCCGGCCGATTTCGTCTCGGGCGTCGTCGAGGACATGGTGCTTGATGTCGCAGCGGACCACGATATCGTGTTCGTCGAAGGACAGGCTGCCCTCACGCACACCGCATACGGCGGCGTGACGCTTGGGTTGCTCCACGGAGCGGCCCCCGATGCAGTCGTGTTGGCCGACGACCCCTCCCGAGAGGCACGGTCCCACTTTGACGACCTCACGGTCGCCGGGGTCGAGGCCGAACGCCGCGCGATTACCGACCTCACAGAGGCGACAGTCGGAGCGCTTTCCACATGGGGGGACCCGGAGGCGGAAACCGCCAGAACAGGGCTTCCGGCGGCGAACATCTACGACGATGATGGCCCGGAGAAACTCCTCGCGGCCGTTCTGGAGGCGCTATGA
- a CDS encoding dipeptide epimerase — MTRIDRVSVEPLDHELREPFEISLGTREKARNIVVAVETDSGVIGHGEGSPLPPVTGETQAAAVATARSVTSMLEGAILADYRKLISDLRAAVPGAVSALFAVETALLDAYCRDRGIPLSELFGGAPTPVRTDITVPIVTPDAAAEQATRAAAAGFDHIKVKTGEVIDDDVARTVAVADAAPDATITVDANQGWTPKATEQFVDEVTAAGVELALVEQPTPKDDICGLARTRDRLSIPVAADETVFTPADATTVVRDGAADVINIKLGKSGLLGAAAISTIAESASLDCMLGCMLEGATGIATSAHLAAGLGAFDYVDLDGHLLLDETPPSMSFDPHIDIDGPGHGVSPPAAVSDATEN, encoded by the coding sequence ATGACTCGTATCGACCGCGTCTCCGTTGAACCGCTTGACCACGAACTCCGCGAGCCGTTCGAAATCTCACTCGGAACCCGAGAGAAAGCACGGAACATAGTCGTCGCAGTGGAGACTGACTCCGGTGTCATTGGCCATGGAGAGGGGTCCCCGTTACCGCCGGTGACCGGCGAGACGCAGGCGGCCGCCGTGGCGACTGCTCGGTCGGTAACATCGATGCTTGAGGGGGCAATCCTCGCCGATTACCGCAAACTCATCAGCGACCTGCGAGCCGCAGTGCCCGGAGCGGTTTCGGCACTGTTCGCTGTCGAGACAGCCCTCCTCGACGCCTACTGTCGCGACCGCGGCATCCCGCTCTCGGAGCTGTTCGGTGGTGCGCCGACGCCCGTTAGGACGGATATCACCGTTCCGATAGTCACACCCGACGCGGCAGCCGAACAAGCCACGCGTGCCGCGGCCGCGGGCTTCGACCACATCAAGGTCAAGACCGGCGAGGTCATCGACGACGACGTTGCCCGAACGGTTGCGGTCGCGGACGCTGCACCCGACGCGACGATTACGGTGGACGCAAATCAGGGCTGGACGCCGAAGGCCACAGAGCAGTTTGTTGACGAGGTGACCGCGGCTGGGGTCGAGCTCGCTCTGGTCGAACAGCCGACGCCGAAGGACGATATTTGCGGTCTCGCGAGGACCCGCGACAGACTTTCGATTCCCGTCGCCGCGGACGAGACCGTATTCACGCCCGCAGACGCGACCACCGTGGTTCGCGACGGGGCTGCTGACGTAATCAACATCAAACTCGGGAAGTCGGGGCTCCTCGGGGCGGCGGCGATTTCAACTATCGCTGAGTCCGCTTCCCTGGATTGCATGCTCGGCTGTATGCTCGAAGGCGCAACCGGGATTGCGACGAGTGCCCACCTTGCCGCTGGGCTCGGTGCCTTCGACTACGTCGACCTCGACGGTCACCTGCTACTCGACGAAACACCGCCGTCGATGTCGTTCGATCCACATATCGATATCGACGGACCGGGACACGGGGTTTCACCGCCGGCCGCTGTGAGTGACGCGACTGAGAACTGA
- a CDS encoding polymer-forming cytoskeletal protein: MNETAIATVPLGSDPLSELDIPDGTTVEEHDLVTDGDVIVGGQSTVEFGVRGRTVIADERVRFGGHIEAEGDCRLDMWCDVADNVLVGEDAYIGERVHIGGELRVAGDLDIGDDVDIENGFEANGWIVIRNPMPTIVFLFVYLSQLLRIGEEDAAEEVIDEMLDDGSDEHDPVLIPRGASVSDDAWRVSTPATVGDDCRLHGNIRAKSLEVGRDTVVFGSLRAKDDIVVGRGTEIKGDVTTRSGTVRVGPGAKVWGDISGTTVELHENATVDGTIRASEEMRMHTEAVLDRPDESAAAMAEMAESLEADTDTTEPADERSDSDDSDPAADAAVDDDPATVDGTVTDDEDADGATPGSDTSEQGPDVEEAAESAE; the protein is encoded by the coding sequence CTCCGACCCGCTGTCCGAACTCGATATTCCTGACGGGACGACTGTCGAGGAACACGACCTGGTGACCGACGGTGACGTCATCGTCGGCGGCCAGTCGACCGTGGAGTTCGGCGTGCGCGGGCGGACGGTCATCGCCGACGAGCGAGTCCGCTTTGGCGGCCACATCGAAGCTGAAGGCGACTGTCGGCTGGATATGTGGTGCGACGTGGCGGACAACGTGCTCGTCGGCGAGGACGCCTACATCGGCGAACGGGTACATATCGGCGGCGAACTTCGTGTCGCTGGCGACCTAGATATCGGCGACGACGTGGATATCGAGAACGGGTTCGAGGCGAACGGCTGGATCGTCATCCGCAATCCAATGCCGACCATCGTCTTCCTGTTCGTCTACCTCTCGCAGCTCCTCCGAATCGGCGAGGAGGACGCGGCCGAAGAGGTAATCGACGAGATGTTAGACGACGGGAGCGACGAACACGACCCGGTTTTGATTCCACGCGGTGCGAGCGTCTCGGACGACGCCTGGCGCGTCTCGACGCCGGCGACGGTCGGCGACGACTGCCGGCTCCACGGCAATATCCGCGCGAAGTCCCTCGAAGTCGGCCGTGACACGGTCGTCTTCGGGAGTCTCCGTGCGAAAGACGATATCGTGGTCGGCCGGGGCACGGAGATCAAAGGGGACGTAACGACCCGCAGCGGCACCGTCCGTGTCGGCCCAGGCGCGAAGGTCTGGGGCGACATCTCGGGGACGACCGTCGAACTCCACGAGAACGCGACGGTCGACGGGACGATCCGGGCCAGCGAGGAGATGCGGATGCACACCGAGGCAGTGCTGGACCGACCGGATGAGTCCGCTGCGGCGATGGCGGAGATGGCCGAATCGCTCGAAGCTGACACTGACACTACGGAGCCAGCTGACGAACGAAGCGATTCAGACGACAGCGATCCGGCGGCCGATGCAGCAGTCGACGACGACCCTGCCACTGTAGACGGTACTGTAACCGATGACGAGGATGCAGACGGAGCGACGCCCGGCAGCGATACGTCCGAGCAGGGTCCCGATGTTGAAGAGGCGGCAGAGTCCGCAGAGTAA